A stretch of Colletotrichum lupini chromosome 2, complete sequence DNA encodes these proteins:
- a CDS encoding arrestin domain-containing protein, whose product MPATMTDSERSRRTENWIPTSTRGGVYYCPRYLLDPPATQQNRLPTPPIRARQVRPRSIHITSWPSGFVPHELRPQPERPVKRRKPSKAVSPTTTALGKTSLKFSIKQFFSLSQKQVPSRSTSRASTLSRPTLSRPPSRAASILNRLSTYREVDLVVPDEDTMALRSAAMSEALRPPLMSSTYNTPGQRNSLMSVRSAKSNVTSMVTEIPKPIAHGSGVSCSILMAEPNIFLTGFDHDGHRQHSQGGTALLRGKLQLKVTKNIKIKGVSLKLVGKARTEWPEGIPPLKVDLYEEESLRTQVLTFFNAVNDGWETEYGNQCVYTLKNSSTNSSSTNLASSSPRNSMSPSLLSIPPNRQGLTAKELKRLSLQSNQSRSFGKGDNPSGNQAKGYKVFYPGTYEYTFELPIDHHQLETTKLQYGSVKWELQATVERAGAFKPNLHGSKEVAIVRVPDQLSLEMTEPISISRQWEDQLHYDIIISGKSFPLGTKIPIAFKLTPLAKVQVHKLKVFVTESIEYWTNDRRVTRKDPGRKILLLEKTAGKPLDPAYASSDVRVLNGGELTPRQRREARESAAMRRAADASRHGVMPEPLPEPVDNILGDLDLGLESYWGSTEIEMNVQLPTCETMAKSKEMRLHPDCSWKNVNVYHWIKIVMRISRLDPEDPTGTKRRHFEISIDSPFTVLNCRATQANTSLPEYSGPDVGLNQSRHTSCGCPDAVTISGPSEGSPNNLSTGALTVMEAPGNLPAPPQAAHLPSSPQPTTGGTGRSSPPNSQTSVDPLADVHPRPIHLLRVPSYNPPAFDAETPPPPAENDQLPLQTPPPQYDVIVGTPSVDGMADYFARLADYGYDEPEEDSDSDEGPARITERGGRVNVAHPRTPGGRRAPSRSMEIQRPPVELRMDALPNLNLRRDGVHPQIN is encoded by the exons ATGCCGGCCACCATGACAGATTCGGAGCGATCTCGGCGTACGGAAAACTGGATTCCCACATCCACCCGAGGCGGCGTCTACTACTGCCCCAGATATCTTCTCGATCCTCCCGCTACACAACAAAATCGCCTACCAACGCCGCCCATCCGTGCTCGCCAAGTAAGACCGCGATCAATACACATCACTTCGTGGCCCTCGGGCTTTGTACCCCACGAATTACGGCCACAACCAGAACGTCCTGTCAAGAGGAGGAAACCGTCAAAAGCAGTATCCCCAACTACAACAGCGCTGGGCAAGACGTCATTGAAGTTCAGCATCAAGCAGTTCTTCTCCCTCTCTCAAAAACAAGTGCCGAGTCGTTCTACGTCGCGCGCATCCACACTCTCCAGGCCCACGCTTTCGAGACCCCCCAGCAGAGCCGCGAGCATTCTCAATCGACTCTCTACCTATCGTGAGGTAGATTTGGTGGTTCCGGACGAAGACACAATGGCGCTACGATCTGCCGCCATGAGCGAGGCCCTGCGGCCGCCTCTGATGAGCTCTACTTACAACACACCCGGGCAGCGAAACAGCTTGATGTCGGTACGGAGCGCAAAGAGCAACGTAACATCAATGGTTACCGAGATCCCCAAGCCAATCGCCCATGGCAGCGGCGTCAGCTGCTCGATCTTGATGGCGGAACCGAACATTTTCTTGACTGGGTTCGACCACGACGGCCACAGACAACATTCACAAGGCGGCACAGCTCTCCTTCGCGGAAAGCTGCAATTGAAGGTCACGAAAAACATCAAGATCAAGGGTGTGAGCTTGAAGTTGGTGGGAAAGGCTCGCACTGAATGGCCCGAAGGAATTCCTCCCTTGAAAGTCGACCTCTATGAGGAGGAGTCGCTGCGCACGCAAGTTTTGACATTTTTCAACGCCGTAAACGACGGGTGGGAGACCGAGTACGGGAATCAGTGTGTCTACACATTGAAGAACAGCTCCACGAATTCTTCCTCAACCAACCTCGCCTCCAGCTCTCCCCGCAACTCGATGTCGCCCTCGCTACTCTCAATACCGCCTAACCGACAGGGTCTTACCGCCAAGGAGCTGAAGCGCCTGTCTCTACAGTCAAACCAGTCGAGGAGCTTTGGCAAGGGCGACAACCCCAGCGGCAACCAGGCAAAGGGTTACAAGGTGTTTTACCCAGGTACTTATGAGTACACCTTTGAGCTGCCCATCGACCACCATCAGTTGGAGACAACTAAGCTTCAGTATGGCTCGGTGAAGTGGGAGCTGCAGGCAACCGTTGAGCGAGCTGGCGCTTTCAAGCCCAATCTTCACGGTTCCAAGGAAGTCGCCATCGTCCGCGTGCCAGACCAGCTCTCGCTTGAAATGACGGAACCCATCTCAATTAGCAGGCAATGGGAGGATCAACTCCACTACGACATTATCATTTCGGGCAAATCATTTCCCTTGGGCACCAAAATCCCGATTGCCTTCAAGCTCACGCCGCTTGCCAAGGTTCAGGTTCACAAACTCAAGGTTTTCGTCACCGAATCGATTGAATACTGGACCAACGACCGCAGAGTTACCCGTAAAGATCCGGGTAGGAAGATTCTCCTGCTCGAGAAGACTGCTGGCAAGCCATTAGACCCTGCCTATGCGTCGTCGGATGTTCGCGTACTCAATGGTGGTGAGCTCACGCCCCGCCAGCGCCGGGAGGCCCGAGAATCTGCAGCCATGCGGCGCGCAGCCGATGCCTCTCGACACGGCGTCATGCCCGAGCCTCTCCCCGAACCAGTAGACAACATCTTGGGTGACTTGGATCTTGGACTGGAGAGTTACTGGGGGTCCACCGAAATTGAAATGAACGTTCAATTGCCGACTTGTGAGACCATGGCAAAGAGCAAGGAGATGCGCTTGCACCCCGATTGCAGTTGGAAGAATGTCAATGTGTACCACTGGATCAAg ATCGTCATGCGGATTTCCCGCCTCGACCCTGAGGATCCCACCGGTACCAAACGCCGTCACTTTGAGATCAGCATCGACTCACCGTTCACGGTACTCAACTGCCGCGCTACCCAAGCCAACACCTCTCTTCCCGAGTACTCAGGCCCCGATGTTGGCCTGAATCAAAGCCGTCACACGTCTTGCGGCTGCCCCGATGCTGTCACTATCTCTGGTCCATCCGAGGGCTCACCCAACAATCTTTCAACCGGCGCCCTCACCGTAATGGAGGCGCCTGGTAACCTTCCCGCGCCCCCACAAGCCGCCCACCTTCCCTCCTCACCGCAACCTACAACCGGCGGTACCGGCCGGTCGTCGCCGCCGAACTCCCAAACGTCGGTTGACCCTCTCGCCGACGTACATCCCCGACCCATTCACCTACTTCGCGTGCCGTCCTACAACCCGCCTGCGTTTGATGCTGAGACGCCCCCGCCGCCCGCCGAGAACGATCAGCTTCCGCTGCAGACGCCCCCACCTCAGTACGATGTCATTGTCGGCACGCCGAGCGTCGACGGCATGGCAGATTACTTTGCTCGTCTCGCTGACTACGGCTACGACGAACCCGAGGAAGACTCTGACTCGGATGAGGGCCCGGCTCGCATCACTGAGCGTGGAGGGCGCGTCAACGTGGCGCACCCTCGCACACCCGGCGGCAGGCGCGCTCCCAGCCGCAGTATGGAGATCCAGCGCCCTCCCGTCGAACTAAGAATGGACGCTCTACCCAACTTGAACTTGCGGAGGGATGGTGTCCACCCGCAAATCAACTGA